A window of the Streptomyces sp. Ag109_O5-10 genome harbors these coding sequences:
- a CDS encoding bifunctional (p)ppGpp synthetase/guanosine-3',5'-bis(diphosphate) 3'-pyrophosphohydrolase gives MSAEATNPATPGPGAPAAAVRRKARPRIDLRRLGRAALLGNAARGRLPDAIGHVAEAHRAHYPDADLEPLRRAYVLAESSHRGQMRKSGEPYITHPLAVTLILAELGAETTTLTASLLHDTVEDTDVTLDQVREQFGEEVRYLVDGVTKLEKVDYGAAAEPETFRKMLVATGSDVRVMSIKLADRLHNMRTLGVMRREKQERIAKVTRDVLIPLAERLGVQALKTELEDLVFAILHPEEYEHTRELIAENAARADDPLAGIAEEMRGVLREADIPAEVLIRPRHFVSVHRVSRKRGELRGADFGRLLVLVNEDADCYAVLGELHTCMTPVVSEFKDFIAVPKFNLYQSLHTAVARADGQVAEVLIRTHQMHKVAEAGVVALGNPYAPAADTPAPGTATETAGAAAPADGERADPTRPGWLSRLLDWQKAAPDTDTFWSTLREDLAQDREITVFRPDGGTLGLPEGATCVDAAYAQYGEDAHACIGARVNGRLATLSTVLTDGDTVQLLMGQDPASEPSREWLEHAHTAAARIAIQRWLAAHPDSTEEPPDPAPSRPVPDFPASGTAPRTASAVVTDRPDATVRLAGCCTPVPPDEVTGFAVRGGVVTVHRVECASVAHMKSTGRPETAVSWGDSSGCRVTLVAESFGRPHLLADLTEAMAQEGAEIVSATVEPPSQQRVRHTYTVELPDAAHLPALMRAMRNVPGVYDVGRAQHQ, from the coding sequence ATGAGTGCGGAGGCCACGAACCCTGCGACGCCCGGTCCCGGAGCGCCCGCGGCGGCGGTCCGCAGGAAGGCCCGCCCCCGGATCGACCTGCGCCGACTTGGCCGGGCCGCGCTGCTCGGCAACGCCGCCCGCGGCAGACTCCCCGACGCCATCGGCCACGTCGCCGAGGCGCACCGCGCCCACTACCCCGACGCCGACCTCGAACCCCTGCGCCGCGCCTACGTCCTGGCCGAGTCCTCGCACCGCGGCCAGATGCGCAAGAGCGGCGAGCCGTACATCACCCACCCCCTCGCGGTCACCCTCATCCTGGCCGAACTCGGCGCCGAGACAACGACCCTGACGGCCTCTCTGCTCCACGACACCGTCGAGGACACCGACGTGACGCTCGACCAGGTGCGGGAACAGTTCGGCGAGGAGGTCCGTTACCTGGTCGACGGGGTGACGAAACTCGAGAAGGTCGACTACGGGGCCGCCGCCGAGCCCGAGACCTTCCGGAAGATGCTCGTCGCCACCGGCAGCGACGTCCGGGTGATGTCGATCAAGCTCGCCGACCGTCTGCACAACATGCGCACCCTGGGCGTGATGCGCCGCGAGAAACAGGAGCGCATCGCCAAGGTCACCCGTGACGTCCTCATCCCGCTCGCCGAACGGCTCGGCGTGCAGGCGCTCAAGACCGAGCTGGAGGACCTGGTCTTCGCCATCCTGCACCCCGAGGAGTACGAGCACACGCGGGAGCTCATCGCCGAGAACGCGGCCCGTGCCGACGACCCCCTCGCGGGTATCGCCGAGGAGATGCGCGGGGTCCTGCGCGAGGCCGACATCCCCGCCGAAGTCCTCATCCGGCCCCGGCACTTCGTCTCCGTCCACCGGGTCAGCCGCAAACGCGGCGAGCTGCGCGGCGCCGACTTCGGCCGGCTCCTGGTACTGGTCAACGAGGACGCGGACTGTTACGCCGTCCTCGGCGAACTGCACACCTGTATGACCCCGGTGGTCTCGGAGTTCAAGGACTTCATCGCGGTACCGAAGTTCAACCTGTACCAGTCGCTCCACACGGCGGTCGCCCGCGCCGACGGACAGGTCGCCGAAGTCCTCATCCGCACCCACCAGATGCACAAGGTCGCCGAGGCCGGCGTCGTCGCCCTCGGCAACCCGTACGCCCCGGCCGCCGACACCCCCGCACCCGGGACCGCCACCGAGACCGCCGGCGCGGCCGCCCCGGCCGACGGCGAGCGCGCCGACCCCACCCGGCCCGGCTGGCTCTCCCGCCTCCTCGACTGGCAGAAGGCCGCCCCGGACACCGACACCTTCTGGTCCACCCTGCGCGAGGACCTCGCCCAGGACCGCGAGATCACCGTCTTCCGCCCCGACGGCGGCACCCTCGGCCTCCCCGAGGGCGCCACCTGCGTCGACGCCGCCTACGCCCAGTACGGCGAGGACGCCCACGCCTGCATCGGCGCCCGCGTCAACGGCCGCCTCGCGACCCTCAGCACCGTCCTCACGGACGGCGACACCGTCCAGCTCCTGATGGGCCAGGACCCGGCCTCCGAGCCCTCCCGGGAGTGGCTGGAGCACGCCCACACCGCGGCGGCCCGGATCGCCATCCAGCGCTGGCTCGCCGCCCACCCGGACAGCACCGAGGAACCGCCCGACCCCGCCCCCAGCCGCCCCGTACCCGACTTCCCCGCCTCCGGCACCGCCCCCCGCACCGCCAGCGCCGTGGTCACCGACCGCCCGGACGCGACCGTACGGCTCGCCGGCTGCTGCACCCCGGTACCGCCCGACGAGGTCACCGGTTTCGCCGTGCGCGGGGGAGTGGTCACCGTGCACCGCGTGGAGTGCGCCTCGGTGGCGCACATGAAGAGCACCGGGCGCCCCGAGACGGCCGTGAGCTGGGGCGACAGCAGCGGCTGCCGGGTCACCCTGGTCGCCGAATCGTTCGGCCGGCCCCATCTGCTCGCCGACCTCACCGAGGCGATGGCCCAGGAGGGTGCCGAGATCGTCTCGGCGACCGTGGAACCACCCAGCCAGCAGCGTGTCCGGCACACGTACACCGTGGAGCTCCCCGACGCGGCCCACCTGCCCGCCCTGATGCGCGCGATGCGCAACGTGCCCGGCGTGTACGACGTCGGCCGAGCGCAACACCAGTGA
- the dapF gene encoding diaminopimelate epimerase codes for MSIPFLKGHGTENDFVIVPDPDNALDLTPAAVAALCDRRAGIGADGVLHVVRSAAHPEAKGMAADAEWFMDYRNGDGSVAEMCGNGVRVFARYLQHAGHVTEGDLTVATRGGVKTVHIAKDGDVTVGMGSARLPEGDVAVSVGDRTWPARNVNMGNPHAVAFVEDLADAGDLHTPPPFSPPSAYPEGVNVEFVADRGPRHVAMRVHERGSGETRSCGTGACAVAVAAARRDGADPSVTGTPATYTVDVPGGRLVITERPDGEIEMTGPAVIVATGEIDTEWLENAVR; via the coding sequence ATGAGCATCCCCTTCCTCAAGGGCCACGGCACCGAGAACGACTTCGTGATCGTCCCGGACCCCGACAACGCCCTGGACCTCACCCCGGCCGCCGTAGCCGCCCTCTGCGACCGCCGCGCCGGCATCGGTGCCGACGGCGTGCTGCACGTCGTACGGTCCGCCGCGCACCCCGAGGCCAAGGGGATGGCCGCCGACGCCGAGTGGTTCATGGACTACCGCAACGGCGACGGCTCGGTCGCCGAGATGTGCGGCAACGGCGTCCGCGTCTTCGCCCGCTACCTCCAGCACGCCGGCCACGTCACGGAGGGCGACCTCACCGTCGCCACCCGCGGCGGCGTCAAGACCGTGCACATCGCGAAGGACGGAGACGTCACCGTCGGCATGGGCAGCGCCCGCCTCCCCGAGGGGGACGTGGCCGTGAGCGTCGGCGACCGCACCTGGCCGGCGCGGAACGTGAACATGGGCAACCCGCACGCCGTCGCCTTCGTCGAGGACCTCGCCGACGCCGGCGACCTCCACACCCCGCCCCCCTTCAGCCCCCCGTCGGCCTACCCCGAAGGGGTCAACGTCGAGTTCGTCGCCGACCGCGGCCCCCGCCACGTCGCGATGCGCGTGCACGAGCGCGGCTCCGGTGAGACCCGCTCCTGCGGCACCGGCGCCTGCGCCGTCGCCGTGGCCGCGGCCCGCCGCGACGGCGCCGACCCCTCGGTCACCGGCACCCCGGCCACGTACACCGTGGACGTGCCCGGCGGACGGCTCGTCATCACCGAGCGGCCCGACGGCGAGATCGAGATGACCGGCCCCGCAGTGATTGTCGCCACGGGCGAGATCGACACCGAGTGGCTGGAAAACGCCGTCCGCTGA
- the miaA gene encoding tRNA (adenosine(37)-N6)-dimethylallyltransferase MiaA, producing MSSAPLAPRVIAVVGPTAAGKSDLGVFLAQRLGGEVVNADSMQLYRGMDIGTAKLTPGERAGVPHHLLDIWDVTVTASVAEYQRLARARIDALLAEGRWPILVGGSGLYVRGAIDNLEFPGTDPEVRARLEDELALRGSGALHARLSAADPEAGRAILPSNGRRIVRALEVIEITGRPFTANLPGHDSVYDTVQIGVDVARPELDERIALRVDRMWEAGLVAEVRALEAHGLREGRTASRALGYQQVLAALAGERTEAEARAETVRATKRFARRQDSWFRRDPRVHWLSGAAADREELPRQALALVERPVTA from the coding sequence GTGAGCAGCGCACCCCTCGCCCCCCGTGTCATCGCCGTCGTCGGCCCCACCGCGGCCGGAAAATCCGACCTCGGCGTCTTCCTGGCCCAGCGTCTCGGCGGCGAGGTCGTCAACGCCGACTCCATGCAGCTGTACCGGGGGATGGACATCGGCACCGCCAAGCTGACGCCCGGGGAGCGCGCCGGCGTCCCGCACCACCTGCTCGACATCTGGGACGTGACCGTCACCGCCTCCGTCGCCGAGTACCAGCGGCTCGCCCGCGCCCGCATCGATGCCCTGCTAGCCGAGGGCCGCTGGCCGATCCTGGTCGGCGGCAGCGGGCTGTACGTCCGCGGCGCCATCGACAACCTGGAGTTCCCCGGCACCGACCCCGAGGTCAGGGCCCGCCTGGAGGACGAACTCGCCCTGCGCGGTTCCGGCGCCCTGCACGCCCGGCTGTCCGCCGCCGACCCGGAGGCGGGCCGCGCGATCCTGCCCAGCAACGGCCGCCGTATCGTCCGCGCACTGGAGGTGATCGAGATCACCGGGCGTCCCTTCACCGCCAACCTGCCCGGCCACGACTCGGTCTACGACACCGTCCAGATCGGCGTCGACGTGGCCCGCCCCGAACTCGACGAGCGCATCGCGCTGCGCGTCGACCGGATGTGGGAGGCCGGACTCGTGGCCGAGGTGCGCGCACTGGAGGCGCACGGGCTGCGCGAGGGACGCACGGCCTCGCGCGCCCTCGGCTACCAGCAGGTCCTGGCGGCGCTCGCCGGCGAGCGCACCGAAGCGGAAGCCCGGGCGGAGACCGTCCGTGCCACCAAGCGCTTCGCGCGCCGCCAGGATTCATGGTTCAGGCGCGACCCCCGGGTGCACTGGTTGAGTGGGGCCGCGGCGGACCGTGAAGAACTTCCGCGGCAGGCCCTGGCGTTGGTCGAACGACCGGTCACAGCCTGA
- a CDS encoding antitoxin, with product MGLLDNLKAKLAPAKDKASHFAQQHEDKVDKLQHGIDKAARVVDEKTKGKYSDKIQTGTGRAKGAMDRFVHPDAMGGTTPGPTAPTRPEGPPSAS from the coding sequence ATGGGTCTTTTGGACAATTTGAAGGCCAAGCTCGCCCCGGCCAAGGACAAGGCCTCTCACTTCGCGCAGCAGCACGAGGACAAGGTCGACAAGCTCCAGCACGGCATCGACAAGGCCGCGCGGGTCGTCGACGAGAAGACCAAGGGCAAGTACAGCGACAAGATCCAGACGGGTACGGGCAGGGCCAAGGGCGCCATGGACCGGTTCGTGCACCCGGACGCCATGGGCGGTACGACGCCCGGCCCCACCGCCCCGACCCGGCCGGAGGGGCCGCCGTCGGCTTCCTGA
- a CDS encoding class III extradiol dioxygenase subunit B-like domain-containing protein: MLVAAAVCPCPPVLVPEVAAGAAPELDAARAACADALGVLAAARPDLLVVVGPAERSGRGAFPQGSRGTFRGFGAEVDVRLGGGPEAVGGRELPPSLAVGAWLLERTGWADAPIEGLGVGEPLEAERCVQAGREIAGRAARVAMLVMGDASACRTLKAPGYLDERAAPFDAEAARALGAADIEAIKALDADLAYQLKAAGRAPWQVLAGAAEDADLAGALLYDDAPYGVCYLVATWS; this comes from the coding sequence ATGCTTGTCGCAGCAGCAGTCTGCCCCTGTCCGCCCGTCCTCGTCCCCGAGGTCGCCGCGGGAGCCGCGCCCGAGCTGGACGCCGCGCGTGCCGCCTGCGCAGACGCGCTCGGGGTGCTCGCCGCCGCCCGGCCCGACCTGCTGGTGGTGGTGGGCCCCGCCGAACGGTCGGGGCGGGGTGCGTTCCCGCAGGGCAGCAGGGGCACGTTCCGGGGCTTCGGGGCCGAGGTCGACGTACGGCTGGGCGGCGGTCCGGAGGCGGTCGGCGGGCGCGAGCTGCCGCCCTCGCTCGCCGTCGGCGCCTGGCTGCTGGAGCGCACCGGCTGGGCCGACGCCCCCATCGAGGGGCTCGGCGTCGGCGAACCGCTGGAGGCCGAGCGGTGTGTCCAGGCCGGCCGGGAGATCGCCGGCCGGGCCGCACGCGTGGCGATGCTGGTCATGGGCGACGCCAGCGCCTGCCGCACCCTCAAGGCGCCGGGCTACCTCGACGAACGGGCGGCCCCCTTCGACGCCGAGGCCGCCCGGGCGCTCGGCGCGGCCGACATCGAGGCGATCAAGGCCCTCGACGCCGACCTGGCGTACCAGCTCAAGGCCGCTGGCCGCGCCCCCTGGCAGGTCCTGGCCGGCGCGGCCGAGGACGCGGACCTCGCCGGAGCGCTCCTCTACGACGACGCGCCGTACGGCGTCTGCTACCTGGTGGCGACCTGGTCCTGA